One genomic region from Equus asinus isolate D_3611 breed Donkey chromosome 8, EquAss-T2T_v2, whole genome shotgun sequence encodes:
- the LOC106834585 gene encoding gametogenetin-binding protein 1-like isoform X2 codes for MPLMTDRKGGVGKKQPRSPATLPYVLSVAVPRHSPSGLGDMGTQTPTPVEVLRVAAQGVEVKSFLPRGSQEVLDNLSEKEGREEEEAAGEASGDPGTSSRSHFARALEAERGCLRRATGPLEVSPEAFTREEKECLLDGDLRLASSKEGATPWNRLLTLYKQLQKSAVVKLPLKEGLTPEEKGEEEETEEEDSSFKFCVPGTVTLQSPLHKTFRSTDTVGFVESELKKLLIVQRESRLWKMGSHEGRELLTQPEITLEEAGIVDGQHLLLEEMDEMGNWPPE; via the exons ATGCCCCTGATGACAGATCGCaagggaggagtggggaagaaGCAGCCCAGGTCACCCGCCACACTGCCCTACGTCCTCTCTGTGGCCGTGCCACGGCACAGTCCCTCGGGGCTGGGGGACATGGGGACCCAGACCCCCACCCCCGTGGAGGTCCTGAGGGTTGCGGCCCAGGGTGTGGAGGTGAAGTCATTCCTGCCCAGAGGAAGCCAGGAGGTGCTGGACAACCTGTctgagaaggaggggagggaagaggaggaggcagcaggcgAGGCCTCCGGGGACCCAGGGACCTCCAGCAG AAGCCACTTTGCCAGAGCCCTGGAGGCGGAGCGAGGATGCCTGCGGAGGGCCACTGGGCCGCTGGAGGTCAGCCCCGAGGCCTTCACCAGGGAGGAGAAGGAGTGTCTGCTTGATG GAGACCTCAGGCTAGCCTCTTCGAAGGAGGGGGCCACCCCTTGGAACCGCCTCCTCACCTTGTACAAGCAGCTTCAGAAGTCAGCGGTGGTCAAG TTGCCTCTCAAGGAAGGCTTGACCCctgaggagaaaggggaggaagaggaaacggAGGAAGAGGACAGCTCATTCAAGTTCTGTGTCCCAGGCACCGTCACCCTCCAGTCCCCGCTGCATAAGACCTTTAGGTCGACAGACACCGTGG GTTTCGTGGAGTCGGAGTTAAAGAAGCTTCTGATAGTACAGCGGGAGTCCCGCCTCTGGAAGATGGGCAGCCACGAGGGCCGGGAGCTGCTCACCCAGCCAGAGATCACCCTGGAGGAGGCGGGCATTGTGGATGGCCAG CACCTGCTCCTGGAGGAGATGGACGAGATGGGAAACTGGCCTCCGGAGTGA
- the LOC106834585 gene encoding gametogenetin-binding protein 1-like isoform X1 has protein sequence MEAPAPTPRPRILGRSSMLRFFRSLVGRKSSPKSSAKALSRGRACPSQEQDAMPLMTDRKGGVGKKQPRSPATLPYVLSVAVPRHSPSGLGDMGTQTPTPVEVLRVAAQGVEVKSFLPRGSQEVLDNLSEKEGREEEEAAGEASGDPGTSSRSHFARALEAERGCLRRATGPLEVSPEAFTREEKECLLDGDLRLASSKEGATPWNRLLTLYKQLQKSAVVKLPLKEGLTPEEKGEEEETEEEDSSFKFCVPGTVTLQSPLHKTFRSTDTVGFVESELKKLLIVQRESRLWKMGSHEGRELLTQPEITLEEAGIVDGQHLLLEEMDEMGNWPPE, from the exons ATGGAGGCCCCAGCTCCAACGCCTCGACCTCGAATTTTGGGCCGCTCCTCCATGTTGCGCTTTTTCCGTAGCCTGGTGGGGAGAAAGAGCAGCCCCAAAAGCTCCGCCAAGGCCCTGTCACGGGGTCGGGCGTGCCCGTCGCAAGAGCAGGACGCCATGCCCCTGATGACAGATCGCaagggaggagtggggaagaaGCAGCCCAGGTCACCCGCCACACTGCCCTACGTCCTCTCTGTGGCCGTGCCACGGCACAGTCCCTCGGGGCTGGGGGACATGGGGACCCAGACCCCCACCCCCGTGGAGGTCCTGAGGGTTGCGGCCCAGGGTGTGGAGGTGAAGTCATTCCTGCCCAGAGGAAGCCAGGAGGTGCTGGACAACCTGTctgagaaggaggggagggaagaggaggaggcagcaggcgAGGCCTCCGGGGACCCAGGGACCTCCAGCAG AAGCCACTTTGCCAGAGCCCTGGAGGCGGAGCGAGGATGCCTGCGGAGGGCCACTGGGCCGCTGGAGGTCAGCCCCGAGGCCTTCACCAGGGAGGAGAAGGAGTGTCTGCTTGATG GAGACCTCAGGCTAGCCTCTTCGAAGGAGGGGGCCACCCCTTGGAACCGCCTCCTCACCTTGTACAAGCAGCTTCAGAAGTCAGCGGTGGTCAAG TTGCCTCTCAAGGAAGGCTTGACCCctgaggagaaaggggaggaagaggaaacggAGGAAGAGGACAGCTCATTCAAGTTCTGTGTCCCAGGCACCGTCACCCTCCAGTCCCCGCTGCATAAGACCTTTAGGTCGACAGACACCGTGG GTTTCGTGGAGTCGGAGTTAAAGAAGCTTCTGATAGTACAGCGGGAGTCCCGCCTCTGGAAGATGGGCAGCCACGAGGGCCGGGAGCTGCTCACCCAGCCAGAGATCACCCTGGAGGAGGCGGGCATTGTGGATGGCCAG CACCTGCTCCTGGAGGAGATGGACGAGATGGGAAACTGGCCTCCGGAGTGA
- the LOC106834585 gene encoding gametogenetin-binding protein 1-like isoform X3: MPLMTDRKGGVGKKQPRSPATLPYVLSVAVPRHSPSGLGDMGTQTPTPVEVLRVAAQGVEVKSFLPRGSQEVLDNLSEKEGREEEEAAGEASGDPGTSSSHFARALEAERGCLRRATGPLEVSPEAFTREEKECLLDGDLRLASSKEGATPWNRLLTLYKQLQKSAVVKLPLKEGLTPEEKGEEEETEEEDSSFKFCVPGTVTLQSPLHKTFRSTDTVGFVESELKKLLIVQRESRLWKMGSHEGRELLTQPEITLEEAGIVDGQHLLLEEMDEMGNWPPE; encoded by the exons ATGCCCCTGATGACAGATCGCaagggaggagtggggaagaaGCAGCCCAGGTCACCCGCCACACTGCCCTACGTCCTCTCTGTGGCCGTGCCACGGCACAGTCCCTCGGGGCTGGGGGACATGGGGACCCAGACCCCCACCCCCGTGGAGGTCCTGAGGGTTGCGGCCCAGGGTGTGGAGGTGAAGTCATTCCTGCCCAGAGGAAGCCAGGAGGTGCTGGACAACCTGTctgagaaggaggggagggaagaggaggaggcagcaggcgAGGCCTCCGGGGACCCAGGGACCTCCAGCAG CCACTTTGCCAGAGCCCTGGAGGCGGAGCGAGGATGCCTGCGGAGGGCCACTGGGCCGCTGGAGGTCAGCCCCGAGGCCTTCACCAGGGAGGAGAAGGAGTGTCTGCTTGATG GAGACCTCAGGCTAGCCTCTTCGAAGGAGGGGGCCACCCCTTGGAACCGCCTCCTCACCTTGTACAAGCAGCTTCAGAAGTCAGCGGTGGTCAAG TTGCCTCTCAAGGAAGGCTTGACCCctgaggagaaaggggaggaagaggaaacggAGGAAGAGGACAGCTCATTCAAGTTCTGTGTCCCAGGCACCGTCACCCTCCAGTCCCCGCTGCATAAGACCTTTAGGTCGACAGACACCGTGG GTTTCGTGGAGTCGGAGTTAAAGAAGCTTCTGATAGTACAGCGGGAGTCCCGCCTCTGGAAGATGGGCAGCCACGAGGGCCGGGAGCTGCTCACCCAGCCAGAGATCACCCTGGAGGAGGCGGGCATTGTGGATGGCCAG CACCTGCTCCTGGAGGAGATGGACGAGATGGGAAACTGGCCTCCGGAGTGA
- the BAK1 gene encoding bcl-2 homologous antagonist/killer, producing MASGQGPGPPGKECGEPAPSSTSEEQVARDTEEVFRSYVYYRHQQEQEAEGAAAPADPEMDTLPLEPNSTMGQVGRQLAVIGDDINRRYDSEFQTMLKHLQPTAENAYELFTKIASSLFESGINWGRVVALLGFGYRLALHVYQRGLTGFLSQLTRFVAEFMLHHCIARWIAQRGGWVAALDLGNGPIRNVLIVLAVVLLGQYVVRRFFKS from the exons ATGGCGTCCGGGCAAGGCCCAGGTCCTCCGGGGAAGGAGTGCGGAGAGCCTGCCCCGTCCTCCACTTCTG AGGAGCAGGTAGCCCGGGACACGGAGGAGGTTTTCCGCAGCTACGTTTATTACCGCCaccagcaggagcaggaggccGAGGGGGCGGCTGCGCCCGCCGACCCAGAGATGGACACCCTGCCCCTGGAACCTAACAG CACCATGGGGCAGGTGGGGCGGCAGCTCGCCGTCATCGGGGACGACATCAATCGGCGCTACGACTCGGAGTTCCAGACCATGCTGAAGCACCTGCAGCCGACAGCAGAGAACGCCTATGAGCTGTTCACCAAGATCGCCTCGAG CCTGTTTGAGAGCGGCATCAACTGGGGCCGAGTGGTGGCTCTCCTGGGGTTCGGCTACCGCCTGGCCCTGCATGTCTACCAGCGCGGCCTGACCGGCTTCCTGAGCCAGTTGACCCGCTTCGTGGCTGAATTCATGCTGCATCACTGCATTGCCCGGTGGATCGCACAGAGGGGCGGCTGG GTGGCGGCTCTGGACTTGGGAAATGGCCCCATCCGGAATGTGCTGATAGTTCTGGCTGTGGTTCTGTTGGGCCAGTATGTGGTACGAAGATTCTTCAAGTCATGA